The window GCTTTGGTTGAGAAAGATCATATATTGCTACAATCTATTGATGTTGAAGGGACTGTTGTTTTCTTTTACTTTGTATCATTTTCTTTTAGGTCGAATTGTTAATTTTAGGTCAAGTTGGTCATGGTGATTAGACTTATTTATGTCTTTTCTATCACTGACTAAGTACTGTCAAAGCTTCTGCTTTGGTTAGTACATTCTTAGACGCTACGAGTTTAGTAAAGCTGAAGTAGTATGTTAATGTTTTTCTCAATCTGTGTAGTTTATTGACTTGTTGTGTTAGCGGGTTGGAGGTAGGGTCATGGTTGATGCTTCATCTCCTGCATCAGCATTATTAAGAATCTCAAAGAAATTAATGTTTAATTTCTGCCACTGTCATGCTTTTCAAAGTAAAGTTGGTAAACTAGTAAAATTTCGTGGTGCACTCTCTTGTATTTCTGCAACTTTTTAATGGTCGACGAGTGTGAGTAGTGAGCTGAGTTGCAGCATAATAAAATGATAAACAAATCATGACCTTTATGTGGCAGCCTCAATCTGAGTTATATTGTCTGCTTATAAGTTTTAGGGCAGCATAAAAGAGTATAAACCATTGGTATGGGCTATAATACATAATTCTGAATGGGCAACCCCACATTGTTGTATTTGCAGGCTGCTTCCGTTAGTTTACCGGTTGGTTCTCTTGTTTGGGTGGAGGATCCTGATGAAGCCTGGATAGATGGGGAAGTTTTAGAGGTTAATGGTTCAGACATAAAGGTTCTCTGCACTTCTGGTAAAACGGTAAGTGAGCACATGGCATCTTATTGTAGGAAAGAAGTAAATGATGAGCTGGTTCATTCAACGAACAGGACATTGAGTTGTATCTTGCTTACTCTTTCTAACACATTGGTAATCAAGCAGAGTTTTGGGATATGACGAACCTCGTTCATTTACTTGCTGAAATCTATGGCAGGTTGTTGTTAAGTCTTCTAATGTCTACGCCAAAGATGCTGAAGCTCCGCCTTCTGGTGTCGATGACATGACGAAGCTGGCTTATTTGCACGAACCAGGAGTTTTGCATAATTTAAAGGCTAGATATGATATTAATGAAATATATGTGAGTTTCTTGTCATTTTTTAAGATCTCTCTTTTTAATGTTCTGGAGTAATTGTCTTTAGTGAAGTAACCTAATAAATGATGATTACAGACATATACAGGGAATATATTAATCGCTGTCAATCCTTTTAGAAGGCTACCTCACTTATATGATACACATATGATGTCCCAATATAAAGGTGCAGCTTTTGGGGAGCTAAGTCCTCACCCTTATGCTGTTGCAGATGCGGCATACAGGTCTGTTCTTCTCTGTTGTTTATGAACCAAACAGTCTATTTTGAAATTgtcatttaaaaatatatttactatGGATGCAGACTTATGATCAATGAAGGAGTAAGTCAGTCAATATTGGTTAGTGGGGAGAGTGGCGCTGGTAAAACAGAAAGCACCAAGCAACTCATGCGCTATCTTGCTTACATGGGTGGGAGAGCTGCGGCTGAAGGTAGTAGATCAGTCGAGCAGCAAGTCCTGGAGGTAATAAACCTTACACTGTTGTACCTAGAGCGTGGACGATTGATTGCCGATAATTGTTTTTGTAGAACCAAATATCATCTGTTGCCATCGAATCTTAATCTGATCTTCGCGATGGCTGTATTTTTGCTTATTGCAGTCTAATCCTGTTCTGGAAGCATTTGGTAATGCGAAAACTGTCAGAAACAATAACTCAAGGTTGGATAGATTTTTCAGTTTGTTAAGTGATCAGAGGGCATAAGTGCTATAGTAACCTCTGGTTGTATTTTTTTGGGAATAATTTCCCCATGGTTGTAATTTCGATTGCAGTCGTTTCGGTAAGTTTGTGGAGATCCAGTTTGACCAGAAGGGAAGGATTTCAGGAGCTGCTGTCAGAACGTATTTACTCGAAAGATCTCGTGTTTGCCAGGTGTCTGATCCTGAGAGAAATTATCATTGTTTCTACATGATTTGTGCTGCACCGCCAGAGGTAATGGGACCACTGTTTACTTCATTAGATGGATTTCTAGGAAGCATAAACATCATGAACAAGCAGTATTTTATATTGTTACCCGCTTGAATATTCAGTTCCCCCTTATGTTTTGTTGGAAAATTCAACCAAATTTTTCGTTCACTGTTGCACTCACTTTTACAGGCCACCCATGCCCTTTTTCCTAATGATACCtgatttgacattttaaattgtTCTCTCCTCTGACAGCTTATTATGTTATTGGCTGATTTTATATTTTGTGATTGGCTTCAGAAGTTAAATAATAGTCCAATATGGGTTATCCAATTGAACACCAAATCTTCTTTAGAGTGTAAATATCCAATGGACATGAAGGGTAAAAGATGTTAATATACACGGTTATGATTTTTTTCTTTATAGATAACCCAGCAACTTCAATATTGGTTATTTGTGCCCCTCCTGAGTATGCTTTGCCCCTAGTAGAAAAATAGTACCATACTTTAGTTTGACTAGCTGATAGGGAAACCATCTTCGCATTTCTACAATTCGTTTATAAAAAAATCTGATACAATACTCTGTTTTAGTAACATAATTAGTACAGGTGCTGCAATCTTTGCCTGTGGCTTAACTCCTTGTCCTTCTCTCTTCGATATCTTAGTTCATATTGAGGAATAATCTCTCATATGAACATGTTTGCCAAGCTTCTTATTTTATCTTCTACACTTTCAGGACATTAAAAGGTTCAAATTGGACAATCCTAGGACATTTCATTACCTCAATCAGACAAATTGTTTTCAGCTAGATGAGATTGATGATTCCAAAGAATACTTGGCTACAAGAAGGGCAATGGATGTTGTTGGCATAAGCTCTGAAGAACAGGTATCTTTGGGAAATTACTATGACAGTAAAATATGCTTAAATCTGGATTTTCCTCATACTTTCTTGGTTACCTTGTGCATTCTTCCCAGGATGCAATATTTCGGGTAGTGGCAGCAATTCTCCATCTTGGAAACATTGAATTTGCAAAGGGGAAGGAGATAGATTCGTCTGTGCCCAAAGATGAGAAATCTTGGTTTCATCTGAGAACTGCTGCTGAGCTATTCATGTAAGTGGTATATTATTGACATTGAATCAATGCATTATTATTAACATTGAATCAATGCGTACTATTCTCTTTTACTGGTTTGAAGCATTTCttttatacacacacacacatatttaTATATAGACTGTAGACACGGAGTAGCCACTAAACTTATATTTTACTTATAGGTGTGACGTAAAGGCTCTAGAGGATTCCCTTTGCAAACGCGTTATTGTAACTCGTGACGAAACCATCACCAAATGGCTGGATCCAGAAGCTGCACTTACCAGTAGAGATGCTCTTGCAAAAGTTGTTTACTCAAGATTGTTTGACTGGTAAGATTTAGTTTTGTGTCTGGACAGGAATTACATGACAGGTTCAGTTATCTTCTTTGCTTGTAGTATTCTTTACTTCTACAAAAATAAATTGTCAGTTTATTCAGACCCTTCAACATTTGTTTGCAGGCTGGTTGATAAGATTAATAGTTCAATTGGTCAAGATCCCAATTCTAAATCTTTGATTGGCGTGCTGGATATCTATGGATTTGAGAGTTTCAAGACTAACAGGTGCTTTACTTGTTGCCTTTTGGTTGGATTGTACATGAGTTATCTCTTGGAGTGAACTATTAAAGAATTCCCTTGACATCTCCACAAGCAATCAAGTGGCATGGTATTTCACGTTGTGTCAAGGGTCACatttattttattgaaattgTATTGAATTTATCTGTGCACTTTCATTGATCACATTTAACGTGGACTTAAGATTTTGTTGTTAGTTAACTGTTTTTGGTTTCTTTATACGTCTGATATTTATGGAAGCTTAAGGACGCACACTCTAGTATCTTGTTACATTTTGGTAACTCCAGAGTGTCTGAAATTTTTTGCATCTCAAAGCTGATTAGTTTTGGATATCCTTTTGTATAATGCATCATTTTTGTGGATTATGTCTGCAGCTTTGAACAATTCTGTATCAATTTAACAAATGAGAAGCTTCAGCAGCACTTCAATCAGGTTCTGGCTGTCTCCTTATCTTTTTCGCACTAATTTTTTGTCCTATGCACAGCTTTATGAAACCTACTAATGTTTTTGCAGCATGTTTTCAAAATGGAGCAAGAAGAGtatacaaaagaagaaattaactGGAGCTACATTGAGTTCATTGATAATCAAGATATACTTGATCTGATAGAAAAGGTTTGTGCTGAGTTTTTGGGTGCATAAGGTTTTACAATTCTTTGCAAATGTCCCAGAATATATTTCTAGTCAGTTGAGTCACTAAAGGAAAAGTTGCTACTTTCCTCTTTGTAAAATCTCTGCAGTTCTTTTGGCAGTCACTTGTCTTCCATTAGGAATATGTTATTCTCTTTGCAAACATTTGTCGGATTTACTGATGCAGTGTTTTTCTGACTCGTTTTGCTAACTTCTTGTGATCGTAGAACCTTTTGGGTTAAGAGTTTCCTTATTGCAGGTTTAGGGTTTAATAGCTTCAGAGATGATTTTTCCATAGATAAGCAGTAATAACATGTAGCAAAAACGCTTATGCACAGAATATAAAAATCTACAGAGATGTTCTAGTAGTAGAAGACCGAAAATCATGTTATTACGTCGGCTAAAATCTAATGAGCTAACTGGCTAACATCTTCTATTTTCTTCCTTATCAAAGATCTGCTTAATAATAGAACATAGATAACTTCTTTTGCCCTTCATTTTCTCatttcagtttattttttttcttatttgcattTGACCAACACTTAATTActtcctctttccttattttagtGACATCTTAATTTTTCCATTGCTCAGAAACCAGGTGGTATTATAGCACTTCTTGATGAAGCTTGGTAAGTAACTTGCTGAAGTTTTACTTGTAGCCTTATCATGTTTTTGGTAAAGTAATAAAAGTTTATTAATGAAGGGCGAAACACACCTGTATACAAgtagtataccaaaaagtagaaaaCCTTACAAACGATGTGGTTTTCTATGAACAACACCCAATCTTCTATACATATAAAAACCTTGTGGGTGCACAAAAAATAACTGTAGCCTTATCATCCATTCTCACTTACAATTGTCGCACTTAATTGTGCTACTCATGCTCATGTTTGGTTGCTTAGGATGCTCACAATGTTTTCTTTTCTGTGTTTGTAGCATGTTTCCTAGATCTACTCATGACACGTTTGCTCAAAAGCTCTATCAAACTTTCAAAAACCATAAGCGGTTCTGCAAGCCCAAGTTGGCTCGTTCTGACTTCACTATATGCCATTATGCTGGCGATGTAAGTTTTTTGATTCTTTTGGCATTTCTAATATCTTGTTTAGAATTGTTAATTAACACACAATATGGACACTATATGCATGTTATTTTCTCCAGGTCACGTATCAAACAGAGTTGTTTCTGGAGAAAAACAAAGATTATGTTATTGCTGAGCACCAGGCGCTCCTGAGTGCTTCAATGTGTTCCTTTGTATCTGGGTTGTTTCCAACATCAAATGAGGAATCCTCAAAACAATCAAAGTTCTCTTCAATTGGCACAAGGTTTAAGGCACGTAAATTTCActtcctttttctcatttttgcttTTCCCTCTTATCCACTTGTGGGACTACACTGGGAGCACGTTGAACCGTGATTTGTTTCGTTCTATTTTTGCAGCAACAACTGCAATCTTTGCTTGAAACATTAAGTGCAACAGAACCCCACTATATTCGATGTGTAAAGCCTAATAATCTGCTAAAGCCAGCTATCTTCGAGAATCACAATGTTCTGCAGCAGCTGCGCTGTGGGGTAAGCAAGTATTGAATTTTCTTGTTGTTAGTGCCTGTGTGAGTTGGATTTGCGCTCACTCTAATTCTAATTCTAGGGAGTGATGGAAGCAATTAGAATAAGCATGGCTGGATATCCTACACGGAAACCATTCTATGAATTTCTAGATCGCTTTGGCATCCTTTCCCCTGAAGTTTTAGATGGAAGGTATGTTATTACCTTGTGTAATTCAAATTGTTAACAgattcttattttatatgtttgacCAATTCATGACAGTACGGATGAGGTCGCTGCATGCAAAAGGCTCTTGGAGAAAGTTGGACTTGAAGGCTACCAGGTAATTTTTTGAAATTACTTTTTTGGGATATGAAATACTTTCAAACTTTTGCATGTACTTCTCTATCTTCTGTATTATTTCAGAATATCACAAAAATCATTTGAATTTGCTGTAAATATGTGTTAACTTTCTGAACGTAGCCATTTACTTGTACACATGTAACCATTTATTCACTAAGATATATCAAGTGAGTTGTGTCCCATTTTGTATTGTTATGCTTAATTGCCATATTTAAAAGAAAGTATAATACAAATGTTTGGAGGATCATAAGTTGATTGCTTTTACCTTTGTGGCTTGTCTCCCatctcttctatgtcattatctCATTCTTCCTATTATTGCCCTATTATAGTTGGGTAATAGCTTTTGACAAATTATTTCATATATGATCTTCTTTCTTGTCTCTTTTGTTGGTTGACTCCTTATGAATGTGCTTTGAACTTGTTTAGATTTGCAAATTTTTGACCAAGCGATTGAAAAGTAAATaggcaaataaataataataacaaaatcaTTGTTTGACCTCTTTCTGGATTTGGCTGATCTCAAATGGGCTCCTGAATTTAGtccattttcctcttctttacCATTGAGTGCTAAAATGCACTTTTTGAGTTTTTCTTCTCCTAGTGTATGCTGTTTTTTCTGCTCATGATGCTGCAAGCTTTAGTGGCAAGTCTAATATGCTGTATTTATTGTCTTCACAGAgttgtttttgttctttttataAGCACACTTTAATATGGTTTGAATATCAAATCTTCGTCCTAGTTTCGTTTGTGAGACTTCTCCCACGCCTAGGCTTTGAATGCCATTCATTGGTCCTTATTTGGTTTTGCAGATTGGTAAAACGAAGGTGTTTCTAAGAGCTGGTCAAATGGCAGAGCTGGATGGTCGAAGGACAGAGGTGCTCGGGAGATCTGCCAGCATTATCCAGAGAAAAGTTCGTTCTTACATGGCTCAGAGAAGTTTTACGTTGTTACGTCGGTCGACAATACAGATACAATCTCTGTGCCGAGGTAATTAATTTGCTGCATGCGCGGGTTTGTACTTTAGGATGCACATTAGGAATCATgttagtcatttgattatttccgcttgGTTATTGTAGGGGAACTTGCTCGACGTGTATATGAGAGCTTGCGGAGGGAAGCAGCTTCTCTCAGAATCCAGACAAATGTGCGCATGCATCTTTCTAGGAAGGCTTACAAAGAGTTGTGGTCCTCAGCTGTTTCGATTCAGACAGGATTGCGTGGGATGGCTGCACGCGATGAGCTTCGATTCAGAAGGCAGAACAAAGCAGCAATTATTATTCAGGTAACCTTTCAATATCTGAAGGATAATtctgtctttttctttctttttgtttcagGAGAATGGTAAGCTTAGGCTAAGGTTATGGATAAGCGGGGTTCAATTTCATGACCTTCAGGTTTATAGTAGGACTGTAAATGGTTGAACCAATCCTTGGGGCTAAATGAAGGATAATCATTTAAAGATTTTAAGATAGATTCCTACTTTAATAGATGTAGTCTATTCGCAACAGTTTTCCAACTGAATAACATATCTCAAATGAAGGATAATCATTTAAAATTTTTGAGATAGATTCCTACTTTATAGATGTAGTCTATTCGCAACAGTTTTCCAACTGAATAACATATCTCAAAAGCTACTGCTGAATTTTATGAACCCTCACACTGTATGTCCAGAGCCATTGTCGCAAGTTCTTGGCGTGTTCGAAATTTAAGAAGCTCAAGAAAGCTGCAATTACCACTCAATGTGCTTGGAGAGGTAGAGTTGCTCGTAAGGAACTGAAGAAACTTAAGATGGTAATTTTTCATTCTGCATCTCTCTTTATCATCTTTGTTGGACAAATTTTTCACTCTCTAAAGCCGTCTTATTTTTGTTATATATTCTGCCTGAAAATTGTCGGATACTCCTATATAAGATTACTGTATGCTTGTACCCTGTAGAAACTGATCGTGAATGGTTCTTGTGCTGACATCAAATTCTTGAATTTAAAAGTTACTTTCATGATTTTGGCCAAGGAAGTGGGAGTGGCTGCTTTAAAGGGAATCAGTGTTCAATTCTTAAAATAAATTATCTAAAAGGTCCCAAAGGGGGCGACTTCATCACAAAAAAAAAGACCCCAAAAGGGATGGCATAGCAATTGAATATTGGGGTGACAACCTTGGGAACCAGGTTCGAGTTCAAACAGTGGCGACATTTGGTGAATTCCTTCGATATGGCTAAGTCTTGTAGGCAAAGTTACTCGGTATCTGTGTTGGTGGGAGGTAGTAGGTACTCGATGGATTCGTCGAGGTGCATGCAAGTTGGCTCGAACACCACCACTATAAAAGAAGTTATTTAAGATGGTTCTCTAACTCCATGAACTTGCAAGCCATAGTACTAAATCAAAGACTACATATAGGGCTCACA is drawn from Nicotiana tabacum cultivar K326 chromosome 22, ASM71507v2, whole genome shotgun sequence and contains these coding sequences:
- the LOC107827657 gene encoding myosin-6 isoform X1, translated to MAASVSLPVGSLVWVEDPDEAWIDGEVLEVNGSDIKVLCTSGKTVVVKSSNVYAKDAEAPPSGVDDMTKLAYLHEPGVLHNLKARYDINEIYTYTGNILIAVNPFRRLPHLYDTHMMSQYKGAAFGELSPHPYAVADAAYRLMINEGVSQSILVSGESGAGKTESTKQLMRYLAYMGGRAAAEGSRSVEQQVLESNPVLEAFGNAKTVRNNNSSRFGKFVEIQFDQKGRISGAAVRTYLLERSRVCQVSDPERNYHCFYMICAAPPEDIKRFKLDNPRTFHYLNQTNCFQLDEIDDSKEYLATRRAMDVVGISSEEQDAIFRVVAAILHLGNIEFAKGKEIDSSVPKDEKSWFHLRTAAELFMCDVKALEDSLCKRVIVTRDETITKWLDPEAALTSRDALAKVVYSRLFDWLVDKINSSIGQDPNSKSLIGVLDIYGFESFKTNSFEQFCINLTNEKLQQHFNQHVFKMEQEEYTKEEINWSYIEFIDNQDILDLIEKVCAEFLGCSQCFLFCVCSMFPRSTHDTFAQKLYQTFKNHKRFCKPKLARSDFTICHYAGDVTYQTELFLEKNKDYVIAEHQALLSASMCSFVSGLFPTSNEESSKQSKFSSIGTRFKQQLQSLLETLSATEPHYIRCVKPNNLLKPAIFENHNVLQQLRCGGVMEAIRISMAGYPTRKPFYEFLDRFGILSPEVLDGSTDEVAACKRLLEKVGLEGYQIGKTKVFLRAGQMAELDGRRTEVLGRSASIIQRKVRSYMAQRSFTLLRRSTIQIQSLCRGELARRVYESLRREAASLRIQTNVRMHLSRKAYKELWSSAVSIQTGLRGMAARDELRFRRQNKAAIIIQSHCRKFLACSKFKKLKKAAITTQCAWRGRVARKELKKLKMAARETGALQAAKNKLEKQVEELTWRLQLEKRMRADLEEAKTHENAKLQSAFQELQVQFKETKEMLVKERENAKRAAEQIPIVQEVPVIDHELMNKLSIENENLKSMVSSLEKKIGETETKYEETNKLSEERLKQAMEAESKIVQLKTTMQRLEEKIFDMESENQILRQQALLTPAKRVSDHSPSPASKIVENGHHLNDENRTNDAPSFTPSKNYETPDSKLRRPPIDRQHEDVDALIDCVMKDVGFSQGKPVAAFTIYKCLLNWKSFEAERTSVFDRLIQMIGSAIENQESNDHMAYWLSNTSTLLFLIQKSLKSGGAVGATPTRKPQPPTSLFGRMTMGFRSSPSAVNLAAAAAALVVRQVEAKYPALLFKQQLTAYVEKIYGIIRDNLKKELGSLLSLCIQAPRTSKGSLRSGRSFGKDSSTNHWQRIIECLNSLLCTLKENFVPPILVQKIFTQTFSYINVQLFNSLLLRRECCTFSNGEYVKAGLAELELWCCQAKEEYAGSSWDELKHIRQAVGFLVIHQKYRISYDEITNDLCPILSVQQLYRICTLYWDDNYNTRSVSPDVISSMRVLMTEDSNNAESNSFLLDDNSSIPFSIDEVSESLQVKDFADVKAATQLLENPAFQFLHE
- the LOC107827657 gene encoding myosin-6 isoform X2, whose protein sequence is MAASVSLPVGSLVWVEDPDEAWIDGEVLEVNGSDIKVLCTSGKTVVVKSSNVYAKDAEAPPSGVDDMTKLAYLHEPGVLHNLKARYDINEIYTYTGNILIAVNPFRRLPHLYDTHMMSQYKGAAFGELSPHPYAVADAAYRLMINEGVSQSILVSGESGAGKTESTKQLMRYLAYMGGRAAAEGSRSVEQQVLESNPVLEAFGNAKTVRNNNSSRFGKFVEIQFDQKGRISGAAVRTYLLERSRVCQVSDPERNYHCFYMICAAPPEDIKRFKLDNPRTFHYLNQTNCFQLDEIDDSKEYLATRRAMDVVGISSEEQDAIFRVVAAILHLGNIEFAKGKEIDSSVPKDEKSWFHLRTAAELFMCDVKALEDSLCKRVIVTRDETITKWLDPEAALTSRDALAKVVYSRLFDWLVDKINSSIGQDPNSKSLIGVLDIYGFESFKTNSFEQFCINLTNEKLQQHFNQHVFKMEQEEYTKEEINWSYIEFIDNQDILDLIEKKPGGIIALLDEACMFPRSTHDTFAQKLYQTFKNHKRFCKPKLARSDFTICHYAGDVTYQTELFLEKNKDYVIAEHQALLSASMCSFVSGLFPTSNEESSKQSKFSSIGTRFKQQLQSLLETLSATEPHYIRCVKPNNLLKPAIFENHNVLQQLRCGGVMEAIRISMAGYPTRKPFYEFLDRFGILSPEVLDGSTDEVAACKRLLEKVGLEGYQIGKTKVFLRAGQMAELDGRRTEVLGRSASIIQRKVRSYMAQRSFTLLRRSTIQIQSLCRGELARRVYESLRREAASLRIQTNVRMHLSRKAYKELWSSAVSIQTGLRGMAARDELRFRRQNKAAIIIQSHCRKFLACSKFKKLKKAAITTQCAWRGRVARKELKKLKMAARETGALQAAKNKLEKQVEELTWRLQLEKRMRADLEEAKTHENAKLQSAFQELQVQFKETKEMLVKERENAKRAAEQIPIVQEVPVIDHELMNKLSIENENLKSMVSSLEKKIGETETKYEETNKLSEERLKQAMEAESKIVQLKTTMQRLEEKIFDMESENQILRQQALLTPAKRVSDHSPSPASKIVENGHHLNDENRTNDAPSFTPSKNYETPDSKLRRPPIDRQHEDVDALIDCVMKDVGFSQGKPVAAFTIYKCLLNWKSFEAERTSVFDRLIQMIGSAIENQESNDHMAYWLSNTSTLLFLIQKSLKSGGAVGATPTRKPQPPTSLFGRMTMGFRSSPSAVNLAAAAAALVVRQVEAKYPALLFKQQLTAYVEKIYGIIRDNLKKELGSLLSLCIQAPRTSKGSLRSGRSFGKDSSTNHWQRIIECLNSLLCTLKENFVPPILVQKIFTQTFSYINVQLFNSLLLRRECCTFSNGEYVKAGLAELELWCCQAKEEYAGSSWDELKHIRQAVGFLVIHQKYRISYDEITNDLCPILSVQQLYRICTLYWDDNYNTRSVSPDVISSMRVLMTEDSNNAESNSFLLDDNSSIPFSIDEVSESLQVKDFADVKAATQLLENPAFQFLHE